GAGCAATAAGGTACATTTTCCTTAGCTATTTTGCACAAGTTTACTATCAGCATCAAAATTTTGTCTGAATGCATTTTATATATTTGATACTCATGCTTTAAAACTACCTCTGCAGCTTTTCAGCAACACGAAAATTCAAAGGAGTTCGTGTCAATGAGAGAATATTATGCCTACAAGTTTCAGATCAGAAAAGAATACAGTCCAAATATTCTGAACGCTGGCCGCCTACTACAACAATTCGCTGTAGATATGTATGTCAAGCTTGAAACTCAAAGACTTGACTTCTACAGAAGCAAGCAATTGCTTATTCAAAGAGAACAACTCCAAGGCTTGATGGACTCTGTAATTCAAGGGCAATCACAAGGTTCTAAAGTAGGCCAGCGTGTACTCTTACCTGCTTCATTTATAGGAGGGCCTCGAGACATGAAAAAGAGATATATGAATGCTATGGCCTTAGTTCAGAAATTTGGAAGGCCTGATTTATTTCTTACTATGACATGTAATCCTTCATGGCCAGAAATTAAGGAAAACATGCTGCCTACTGATGAAACACAAAACAGAATCGACTTATGTGCTCGGGTGTTTCAGGCTAAATTGGAAATGCTAAAGGAAGAgctattcaagaaagaaattttcggtcAAGTTGCAGCATACACCTATGTGATTGAGTTTCAGAAACGAGGCTTGCCACATGCTCACTTCCTTATTATTCTGAAACCCAATTCAAAGCTATACTCTCTTGATTCCTATGATCAAATAGTCTCTGCTGAACTACCAGATGAAGGTACACACAAGCATTTGTTTAAAATGGTCCGTAAGCATATGATGCACGGACCTTGTGGCAGTAAAAATCCTAACAATGTCTGCATGCAAGGTAAAAAGGTCAGATTTTGTAAGAACAAGTATCCAAAGCAATGGGCAGATTCTACAACTCATGGACAGAATGCTTATCCAATATATCGCCGAAGAAATGATGGAAAAATAGTTCATGTTCGAGGTCAAGAACTGGATAACAGATGGGTAGTACCACATAATCCGTACCTATTGGCAAAGTTCAATTGTCATATCAATGTTGAAATCTGTTCTACCATCAAAGTTGTCAAATACATGTTCAAGTATATTTTCAAAGGACATGACAAAATCCATTTTCGAGTTAACTCAGATACTTCAGAACAATGCATTGACGAAATCAAAGAATATCAGACAGCAAGATGGGTATCTGGTATTGAAGCTATGTGGCGCATATACAGATTTACTCTCAATGAAATGCATCCTTCGGTTATGAATTTACAGTTACACTTACAGAATTATCAATCCATGAGCTTCAAGGACAATGAAGACATCAGAGATTTATTGAAAAATCAGTTCAAGAAAAGGACCATGTTAACAGAGTTtttctatatgaatgcaacAGATGATTTAGCAAAAGCTTTAAAATGCACATACAAGGAGTTTCCTCAACATTTCGTTTGGCATCCAGATAAGAAGTATTGGTCGGCAAGGAAACAGAAAGACTGTATTGGAAGAATTG
This portion of the Coffea eugenioides isolate CCC68of chromosome 11, Ceug_1.0, whole genome shotgun sequence genome encodes:
- the LOC113751320 gene encoding uncharacterized protein LOC113751320, with protein sequence MREYYAYKFQIRKEYSPNILNAGRLLQQFAVDMYVKLETQRLDFYRSKQLLIQREQLQGLMDSVIQGQSQGSKVGQRVLLPASFIGGPRDMKKRYMNAMALVQKFGRPDLFLTMTCNPSWPEIKENMLPTDETQNRIDLCARVFQAKLEMLKEELFKKEIFGQVAAYTYVIEFQKRGLPHAHFLIILKPNSKLYSLDSYDQIVSAELPDEGTHKHLFKMVRKHMMHGPCGSKNPNNVCMQGKKVRFCKNKYPKQWADSTTHGQNAYPIYRRRNDGKIVHVRGQELDNRWVVPHNPYLLAKFNCHINVEICSTIKVVKYMFKYIFKGHDKIHFRVNSDTSEQCIDEIKEYQTARWVSGIEAMWRIYRFTLNEMHPSVMNLQLHLQNYQSMSFKDNEDIRDLLKNQFKKRTMLTEFFYMNATDDLAKALKCTYKEFPQHFVWHPDKKYWSARKQKDCIGRIVAANPNEGERYFLRLLLINVKGPTSFDDLKMIDNKYANSLQEAAILRGYFESNNAQQQCLEEAALYHMPHTFRRLFATILVHFPPANPRQLWENFEESLSEDFYHQPHLQSDQIQLNVLHEISKFLQSMGKNSNSYDLVPRILRLNPADRETRDTMSETQIIISDEDIASISRLNMEQKLAFDIITAHVYNNHKGSFFLDGPGGTGKTFLYKALLADIRSRGFIALATASSEVAASILPGGRTAHSRFKIPINMDTSNMCTDRLRFIQLFYY